GATTCACCACGCCGAACAACACGTCGGCGAGTGCGCCGCCCCCGGCTTGGCCGAGTAGCCCGCCATCCAGGATCGCGGGCGCGAGGGCGGCTACCGGGGCCAGCCGCACCACGCCGCCGTGCGCGAGGACCACCACCGTGTCCGGTTGCGCTCGCACCACCGCGTCCAGCAGTTCGAGCTGCTCACCGGGCAGCTCCAGGTGCTCTCGGTCGAATCCTTCGGATTCTTGCGCGGCGGCCGAGCCGAGGAACAGGATCGCCACGTCCGCATCCCGGGCTGCGGCGACAGCGTCCGCGCGCAGCGCGTCGTGGTCGGTGTCGGTGCGGTTCGTGGTGAATCCGGGACTGTAGGAAACGGTTCCGGCGCCCGCGAGCGCGCGGATCTCGTCGAGCGGCACATCGAGCCGGGTCGGGGTGACGTGCGAGCTGCCGCCGCCCTGGTATCGCGGTTCCACCGCGAATTCGCCGATCACGGCGACCGAGCGCCCCGGGGCGAGCGGCAGGAGGCCGCGGTGGTTCCGCAACAGCACCACGCAGCGTGCGGCGACCTCTCGGGCCAGGCGGTGGTGCTCGTCCGCGGTGTACCGCGTTTCGTCCTGCTCGCGTCCGGCTGCGACCCGTGCCGCCAGTGTCGCAACGTTCCGCGCGGCGCGGTCGACGTCGGCCGGGTCCAGTGTGCCCGACGCCATCTCCGCGACCACTCGTGCGTCGGAGATGCCGGTGCCGCCCGGCATCTCCAGATCCAAGCCGGCCGTCACGGCCGCAGGACGGTCGGCCACCGCACCCCAGTCCGAGATCACCGCGCCGTCGAATCCCCATTCGCCACGCAGCACGTCGGTGAGCAGCCATCGATTCTGCGCGGCGGGCACACCGTTGATCCGGTTGTAGGAGCACATCACCGTCCACGGCCGGGCGGTGCGCACGATGTGGGCGAACGCGCGCAGGTATATCTCGCGCAGCGGGCGTGGGTCCACGTCGGAACTCGACCGCATCCGGTCGTGTTCGGCATTGTTGGCGGCGAAATGCTTCAGGGAGGCGCCCACTCCGGTGCCCTGCACACCCGTCACCCATGCCGCGCCGAGCAGACCGGTCAACAGCGGATCCTCCGAGTAATACTCGAAATTGCGGCCCCCGCGCGGATCGCGCTTGATGTTGACTCCTGGCCCGAGCAGCACGTCCACGTCCAGTGCGCGGGCCTCCCGGCCCAGCGCCGCGCCCACTCGGCGCACCAACTGGGCGTCCCAGCTCTGCGCGAGCCCGACCGCGGGCGGGAAGCAGGTGGCGGGCAGGCTCGCGGCCAACCCGAGGTGATCGGTCGCGCCGGCCTGCCTGCGCACACCGTGCGGGCCATCGGTCATGGTCACCGAGATGACGGGACCGATCGCCTTGGTGGTCCAGAAGTCGGCGCCGCTGCCGAGCGCGGCGCGTTGCTCCGGGGACAGATCGGTGAGGTCGGGTTCGCTCGTCATCGAGGCTCCTCGGGTCGAGACCGGTACCGAAAACAGTATGCGAGCTCTACGCCCTTTCTCCGTCGAAGCGACCCCGCCTGGCCACCCGCCCACGAGTATTCTCGCGACCGCTACCGCACGGTCCGCGACGCCCTCGCCCGCGCTGTCGCCGACCTCCGCGAAGCGGGCCGCCTGTCGGCAGATCTGGGACCCCGATCGCTGCGCCGTGCTCGCCATGGCTCTGCTCGACGGACTGCAGACGCAATGGCTGTACGACTCGGACGTGGACATGGCCGACCACGTGGCCGCCGAAACCTGGCGCACCCGGCTGTCGGCAAGGTCGTGCACGACGGTCTCGCGGCCGCGCCGGCCGGATCGTTCGCGGCCCGCGAACCCGTGCGTGATCGGGCACGATGCTGCGACCCGCCCCCGGTAGTATCGGGCTTGGTGGTTCGCCTCGGCCGTCCCTCGCTCGGCCGGGCGGCGGCCACGGGAGTGGGAGATGAGCGCGCGCGACGGCCCCAGCCTGCGGCGGTTGCATCGCAGCACCCGGGTGCTGGTGATCGCCGCCACGGTGTTCGTCGTGTCGTTGCTGGTCGTTCCCCGGCTGATCAGGGCCTATGTCGGCTGGCTGTGGTTCGGCGAAGTCGGATTCCGTGGTGTCTGGCTGACCGTGCTGCTCACGCGGCTGTCGGTGTTCCTCGTCATCGCATTGCTCATCGGTGGCGTCCTTTTCACGGCGATGTGGCTCGCGTTCAGATTCCGCCCGCTGTTCGTTCCCGAGTCCGAGGAAGAAGACAGCCTCCGCCCGTATCGGGCCGCGGTGCTCCGGCGGCCGCTGCGGTTCGGTCTCGGCGTCGCCGCCACGGTGGGGCTCATCTGCGGCCTGGCCGCGCAGTCGAGCTGGATGACCATCCAACTGTTCCTGCACGGCGGGTCCTTCGGTGTGTCGGATCCGCAATTCGGTCACGATGTCGGGTTCTTCGTCTTCGACCTGCCCTTCTACCGATTCGTCGTCAACTGGCTGTTCATCGCCGTCGTCCTCGCCTTCGTCGCCGGGCTGGTGACGCACTATCTGCTCGGCGGACTGCGGCTGTCCAGGAAAGCGGGCGGCCTGACCCACTCGGCCCGCGTCCAGCTCGCGATCTTCGCCGGCGCGTTCATCCTCTTGAAGGCGATCGCTTACTGGCTCGACCGGTATTCGCTGCTTTCCAGCCGCAGCAAGGAGCCCACCTTCGCGGGACCGGGCTACACCGACATCAACGCGGTGCTTCCGGCTCGCCTGATTCTCTTCGCGATCGCCCTCATCTGCGCCGCGGCGGTCTTCGCCGCCGTCGTCGTGCGCGATTTGCGGATTCCGGCGATGGCCGCCGCGCTGCTGCTGTTGTCGTCGATCCTGGTCGGCGCCGTCTGGCCGTGGGCCGTCGAGCAGTTCTCCGTCCGCCCGAACGCCGCCGACATGGAGCGCGTGTACATCGAACGCAACATCGCGGCCACCCGGCAGGCGTACGGGATCGGCGGCGATCGAGTCGAGTACCAGCCATATTCCGGCGTCGGTAGCAAGCCGCCGTCCGAGGTCCCCGCGGACGTCACCACGCTCGCCGACGTCCGCCTGCTGGACCCGAACGTCCTCTCCCGGACGTTCACCCAGCAGCAACAGCTGAAGAACTTCTACAGCTTCCCACCGCATCTGGATCTGGACCGCTACCGCATCGGTGGGCAACTACGCGACTACGTGGTCGCGGCGCGCGAGCTGACCCCGAGCGCGCTGAGCGGCAACCAGCGCCATTGGGTCAATCGGCACACCGTCTACACGCACGGGAACGGATTCGTCGCCGCACCGGCCAACCGGGTGAACGCGGCGGTCCGCGAGGCCGCGGGCGACGCCGCCAGCAGCAACAGCGGGTACCCGATCTACGCGGTCGGCGACATCGCGTCGCAAGCGTCCGGTCATCAAGTGATCCGAGTGGATCAGCCGCGGGTGTATTTCGGCGAAGTGATCGCCCACGCCAGTCCGGACTACGCCATCGTGGGCGGCGGCGCCGAGCCCCGGGAGTACGACACCGACACCACCAAATACACCTACACCGGCGCGGGCGGGGTGCCGATCGGGAATTGGCTCAACCGCCTCGCCTTCGCCGTGACGTACACCGAACGCAACATCATCTTCTCCAAGGCGATCGGTCCCGAGTCGAAGATCATCTTCAATCGCGATCCGCGCCATCGCGTCGAACTCGTCGCCCCGTGGCTGACCACCGACAACAACCCCTACCCAGCCGTCGTGAACGGCCGCATCGTGTGGATCGTCGACGCGTACACCGCGATCGACGGCTATCCCTACGCCAAGCGCAGCTCGCTGGAAGCCCTCGAACCGGGGGACGACAACCCCCGCGGGTCTCCCCGTCAGGTGTCCTACGTGCGTAACTCCATCAAGGCCACCGTCGACGCCTACGACGGCACGGTCACGCTGTACCAGGTCGATCGACAGGATCCCGTCCTGGCGGCGTGGATGAAGGTCTTCCCCGGCACGGTCGAACCCGAGGACGCGATCACTCCGGAGTTGCGCGCCCACTTCCGGTACCCGGAGGACTTGTTCACGATCCAGCGGGAGATGCTCGCCAAATACCACGTCGACGAACCGCGAGAGTTCTTCACCACCAACGCTTTCTGGTCGGTCCCCAGTGACCCCACCGTGGAAACCAACCCGCACCAACCCCCGTTCTACGTCCTGATCGGCGATCAGAGCAGCGCCGAACCGTCGTTCCGGCTGGCCAGCGCGATGGTCGGATACAACAGGGAATTCCTCTCCGCCTACGTCTCGGTCCGCTCCGACCCCGAGAACTACGGCAAGATCAGCGTGTTGCAGCTGCCCACCGACACGCTCACCCAGGGCCCGCAGCAGATCCAGAACTCGATGATCTCCGACACCAGAGTGGCCTCCGAGCGGACGCTGCTCGAGCGCTCGAACCGGATCCAGTACGGCAACCTGCTCACCCTGCCGATCGCCGACGGCGGCGTCCTTTACGCCGAACCGCTTTTCACCGAGCGGATCTCGACCGCACCGAACGCCTCGACGTTCCCGCAGCTGGCGCGAGTGCTGGTCAGCTACCGCGAACCCGGCACGGGCGGCGTCCTGGTGGGCTACGCGCCGACCCTCGCCGAGGCGCTGGACCAGGTCTTCGGTCCCGGCACCGGCCGGCTCGCCACACCACCCGGCGGCGGCCCAGGCGCGCCACTGCCGCCAGGTCAGCAGCCCGCGCCGCCGCCGGCAGCGCAACCGCCCGCGCAGGCGCAACCGCCGGATCGCGCGAAGATCGCCGAACTCAACGCGCAGATCGACGAAATCCGGGCCGCCCTGGAACGTCTGCAGAAGCAGCTCAACGAACTCGAGCGCAACGGTCGCTGACGTTCGCGTCCTGGACCTGTCGACTGCGGCCCTACTCGGATTCGGCTGCGGCCGAGGCGCTTTCGACGGACGGGGCAGGCCGCGCGTCCGGCAGGTGGACGAGGATCAGGCCGACGCCTGCGATCAGGAAGTTCTGCAACGCGGCCGACGACGCGTTCACGTCGTCATTGGCCCACATGCGGAACCACTCGCCGCCGACGGTCAGGAACCCGCCCGCGAACAGCATCACCGCCATGGTCCAGCCCAGGCTCGACAATTTCGCCGCCACCTCGAGTCCGGCTCGGATCCGGCGCGGCCGTCCGCTCAGCGCCCGCACCCACGCGGCTCCCGCGGCCAGCAGCACGAAGGCGATCAAGAACTCCCAGATCACCACCAGGATGTAGGCGACGAGCGCGACATTACCGTTGGTGATCGCGCGCCAGTCCGTTCCCGGATTGTGGATGGTCGCCTTCATCGACAGCACCGCCGCCACGCCGTTGCGGTTGGTGTCGGTGTCCACGCAGTTGGTGAACGCGACGAACAGGTAGTAGAAGCCGGTGATGGTGGCCAGTGTCGCCACCGCCATCCGACGGCTGCCCACCACATCGAGAACCTTTGCGCCGCTGCGCATCATCTGGCCTACCTCGGGTCGATGGCATGGATGTCCGGACTTGAAGGCGTCGACGATCGTATAGGCCGCCGAACGCGGTCTCTCCCCACAGCGGGGGAGCCGGATCGCGTCCGAGCCCGGAAACGCGGCGACTGCGCCACCGGGCACGGTGACGCAGTCGCATACTGCGGGCTCGAACGTCTCAGCGGGGGGCGCGATCCCGCCGAGCTGTCCGTCTTACTGTGCGGTGGTCTGCCGCTTCGGCAGCTTCCATCCCGGCCGCGGGAAGTGGCAGGTGTAGCCGTCCGGGTAGCGCAGCAGGTAGTCCTGATGCTCCGGCTCGGCCTCCCAGAACTCGCTCGCCGGCGTCACCTCGGTGACCACCTTGCCGGGCCACAGGCCCGAGGCGTCCACGTCGGCGATGGTGTCCAGGGCGATCCGCTGCTGGTCGTCATCGAGATAGAAGATCGCCGAACGGTAACTGGTCCCGATGTCGTTGCCCTGACGGTCCTTCGTCGTCGGATCGTGGATCTGGAAGAAGAACTCCAGCAATTCCCGGTAGTCCGTCCGGGCCGGGTCGTAGACGATCTCCACGGCCTCCGCATGGCCCGGGTGGTTGCGGTACGTGGGATGGTCGTTGCGCCCACCGGTGTAGCCGACGCGCGTCGACACCACCCCCGGCTGCTTGCGGATCAAGTCCTGCATGCCCCAGAAGCATCCACCGGCCAGAATCGCCTTCCGCGTGTCGGTCACGCCTCCTCCTTCGCGAAGAGAGTCCTGTACTGCCCGTAGCCTTCCGCCTCGAGGTCGTCGAGGTGGATGAACCGCAGCGCTGTCGAATTGATGCAGTACCGCAAGCCGCCCGCCGCGCGGGGACCGTCGGTGAACACATGCCCGAGATGGCTGTCCCCGAACGCCGAACGCACCTCGGTCCGGACCATCAGATGACTGAAGTCCCGCTTCTCCACCACGTTCCCGGCTTCGAGCGGTTTGGTGAAACTCGGCCATCCCGTGCCACTGTCGAACTTGTCGACCGAGGCGAACAACGGTTCACCGGAGACCACGTCCACATAGATGCCCGGCTCGTGGTTGTCCCAGTACTCGCCCGTGAACGCCCGCTCGGTCCCGTTCTCCTGAGTGACGTGGTACTGCTCAGGGGACAAGGCGGCGACCGCCGCAGGATTCCGGTTGTACTCCCGTGCCACATGACCTCCTCATATCGGCCCCAGGTACAACCCGCGCGCCCGGCCGGAAAATCCCGGCGAGCCGGGCGTCACACCCCGCTGCGGCCGCCCGTGCCCGGCGGTTCGGTTCGCGGCTACGCCGTGGGGCTCACGGTGGCTTCCGCGGCTGCCGGAGCAGCGCTTTCCGGTGCCATTCTCCGCGGCACCGTGAACACGGCGAACAGGCAGAAGATCGCGACGACGAAGCAGGCGAGGGTGTACCACAGATTTCCGATAGGGTCTCCTTCGCCGGTCACCCCGTCGACGGCACCGAAGAAATCGGGCAACGCGGTCACCCAGAGGAAAGCCATCACGCACAGGTACACCGCGCTGCAAATACGGATGAAGTCGTTCCGATAGGGCACTGCGTCCGCCGCGTCGCGCCGTAGCCGTAGCCATTGGCCGCAGAGAACGACGACGGCGACAACGGTGACGACGACCAGTTCGGCGGCGTAGAGAATTCCGCGCACAGTCGTGCTACCCATGCCGAATACCGTCGCGGGAATGGGCAGCACGGCGGTGCCCAACGACGCGAGTACGCCGATGACGATCGTGCGCCCTACCAATTGCGGGCCGGAGAAGATTCGTCCCCGGTCGACGTGGCGGCCGACGAACAATTGGACGCAGAACGCGAGGGACATCGGCCACAAGGCGGCGAACACGACCACACTCGGGAGCGGCACGGAATCGAACATCGGCTGATTCATCGGGTTGTCGGTCGACCACTCCCACCAGCGCAACTGCGGGCCGAGATGGTCGAAGATCTCGTAGAACGCGTGGTGGACGAAACCCACGCACGCGGATCCGACGAGAACCCCGTACTGCCGGAATACCCCGAGCATCCTGACGATCTCGAACGCCAGCGTAGCCATGAACGGGTAGATCGCGATGATGTAGAGCGGTAATCGACCCCAGAGGAATTCCACGGTGAACAGGTTGTGCGCGAAC
Above is a genomic segment from Nocardia sputorum containing:
- a CDS encoding UPF0182 family protein — protein: MSARDGPSLRRLHRSTRVLVIAATVFVVSLLVVPRLIRAYVGWLWFGEVGFRGVWLTVLLTRLSVFLVIALLIGGVLFTAMWLAFRFRPLFVPESEEEDSLRPYRAAVLRRPLRFGLGVAATVGLICGLAAQSSWMTIQLFLHGGSFGVSDPQFGHDVGFFVFDLPFYRFVVNWLFIAVVLAFVAGLVTHYLLGGLRLSRKAGGLTHSARVQLAIFAGAFILLKAIAYWLDRYSLLSSRSKEPTFAGPGYTDINAVLPARLILFAIALICAAAVFAAVVVRDLRIPAMAAALLLLSSILVGAVWPWAVEQFSVRPNAADMERVYIERNIAATRQAYGIGGDRVEYQPYSGVGSKPPSEVPADVTTLADVRLLDPNVLSRTFTQQQQLKNFYSFPPHLDLDRYRIGGQLRDYVVAARELTPSALSGNQRHWVNRHTVYTHGNGFVAAPANRVNAAVREAAGDAASSNSGYPIYAVGDIASQASGHQVIRVDQPRVYFGEVIAHASPDYAIVGGGAEPREYDTDTTKYTYTGAGGVPIGNWLNRLAFAVTYTERNIIFSKAIGPESKIIFNRDPRHRVELVAPWLTTDNNPYPAVVNGRIVWIVDAYTAIDGYPYAKRSSLEALEPGDDNPRGSPRQVSYVRNSIKATVDAYDGTVTLYQVDRQDPVLAAWMKVFPGTVEPEDAITPELRAHFRYPEDLFTIQREMLAKYHVDEPREFFTTNAFWSVPSDPTVETNPHQPPFYVLIGDQSSAEPSFRLASAMVGYNREFLSAYVSVRSDPENYGKISVLQLPTDTLTQGPQQIQNSMISDTRVASERTLLERSNRIQYGNLLTLPIADGGVLYAEPLFTERISTAPNASTFPQLARVLVSYREPGTGGVLVGYAPTLAEALDQVFGPGTGRLATPPGGGPGAPLPPGQQPAPPPAAQPPAQAQPPDRAKIAELNAQIDEIRAALERLQKQLNELERNGR
- the msrA gene encoding peptide-methionine (S)-S-oxide reductase MsrA, with protein sequence MQDLIRKQPGVVSTRVGYTGGRNDHPTYRNHPGHAEAVEIVYDPARTDYRELLEFFFQIHDPTTKDRQGNDIGTSYRSAIFYLDDDQQRIALDTIADVDASGLWPGKVVTEVTPASEFWEAEPEHQDYLLRYPDGYTCHFPRPGWKLPKRQTTAQ
- the msrB gene encoding peptide-methionine (R)-S-oxide reductase MsrB, with the protein product MAREYNRNPAAVAALSPEQYHVTQENGTERAFTGEYWDNHEPGIYVDVVSGEPLFASVDKFDSGTGWPSFTKPLEAGNVVEKRDFSHLMVRTEVRSAFGDSHLGHVFTDGPRAAGGLRYCINSTALRFIHLDDLEAEGYGQYRTLFAKEEA
- a CDS encoding glycoside hydrolase family 3 C-terminal domain-containing protein, whose product is MTSEPDLTDLSPEQRAALGSGADFWTTKAIGPVISVTMTDGPHGVRRQAGATDHLGLAASLPATCFPPAVGLAQSWDAQLVRRVGAALGREARALDVDVLLGPGVNIKRDPRGGRNFEYYSEDPLLTGLLGAAWVTGVQGTGVGASLKHFAANNAEHDRMRSSSDVDPRPLREIYLRAFAHIVRTARPWTVMCSYNRINGVPAAQNRWLLTDVLRGEWGFDGAVISDWGAVADRPAAVTAGLDLEMPGGTGISDARVVAEMASGTLDPADVDRAARNVATLAARVAAGREQDETRYTADEHHRLAREVAARCVVLLRNHRGLLPLAPGRSVAVIGEFAVEPRYQGGGSSHVTPTRLDVPLDEIRALAGAGTVSYSPGFTTNRTDTDHDALRADAVAAARDADVAILFLGSAAAQESEGFDREHLELPGEQLELLDAVVRAQPDTVVVLAHGGVVRLAPVAALAPAILDGGLLGQAGGGALADVLFGVVNPSGRLAETVPMRLQDTPAYLNFPGEHSHVRYGEGLYVGYRWYDSRDMDVCYPFGHGLSYTTFDYSDLTLEADEAGITVRVGITNTGSRAGREVVQVYTTLPGSPVARPARELKGVAVTAELEPGAREEVSLLLPRDDLACWDTRVDRWVVEGGAYQVWAGASSRDLRATASIDVAGDELRIPITAESTLGEALADPKAAAALAEVFGGMSASMGDATALGVDMMRMIASIPLDRLTGFGVDPERLDALLAAADD
- a CDS encoding DUF7802 domain-containing protein translates to MADHCAPTFDRLATALGFSCEEAGGPVEIRNPFALENWTLPVLEFTIVLGAILALVYAIVRLRRHGDPTNLVLWFGATAYLFIIEPPLYFPAAFGIDAHVDTMFAHNLFTVEFLWGRLPLYIIAIYPFMATLAFEIVRMLGVFRQYGVLVGSACVGFVHHAFYEIFDHLGPQLRWWEWSTDNPMNQPMFDSVPLPSVVVFAALWPMSLAFCVQLFVGRHVDRGRIFSGPQLVGRTIVIGVLASLGTAVLPIPATVFGMGSTTVRGILYAAELVVVTVVAVVVLCGQWLRLRRDAADAVPYRNDFIRICSAVYLCVMAFLWVTALPDFFGAVDGVTGEGDPIGNLWYTLACFVVAIFCLFAVFTVPRRMAPESAAPAAAEATVSPTA
- a CDS encoding DUF2165 domain-containing protein, which translates into the protein MVGSRRMAVATLATITGFYYLFVAFTNCVDTDTNRNGVAAVLSMKATIHNPGTDWRAITNGNVALVAYILVVIWEFLIAFVLLAAGAAWVRALSGRPRRIRAGLEVAAKLSSLGWTMAVMLFAGGFLTVGGEWFRMWANDDVNASSAALQNFLIAGVGLILVHLPDARPAPSVESASAAAESE